The stretch of DNA TGCCACGATCCCACCTGGCGGGACACCTCGGGGTTGGACACGTGGCCCACGACGGTCTTGCGCGGGATGCCCAGGCGTGACTGGATGTAGCCGAACTCGCGGTCGCCGTGCGCGGCCTGGTTCAGGTTCATGAAGTCGAAGTCGATGTCCGCCCAGGGCAGCTCGACATTCGCCTGGGTGTGCAGGTGCAGCAGGGGTTTGCGCAGCAGGTCCAGGCCCTGGATCCACATCTTCGCAGGCGAAAAGGTGTGCATCCACGCGGTCACGCCGATCACGGCGTCATTCGAATTCGCCTCCAGCGCGGTGCGGCGGATCGCGTCAGAGTCCGTCAGCACCGGTTTCCAGACCAGCTTGACGGGGACCTCGGCGGAGGCGTTGAGGGCGGCGGCGATCTCCTGTGACTGCCCGGCCACCTGTTTGAGGACGTCCTCGCCGTAGAGGTGCTGGCTGCCGGTAAGGAACCAGACCTCGTACTTTTCGAGGGAGGTGTTGTTGGCGTTGGTCATGTTTTCTCCTGCTGAAGGTATGGGGCGACGGCGGTTATCGCGGCCTAGCGGCCGTAGACGTTCTGGTAGCGGTCGTAGAGCGACTCGATTTTGGCCGGGTCAATGGGAATCGGTTCGCCCAGCTGCCGGGAAACATGGACGGTGCGTGCCACTTCCTCGCACATGACCGCGGCCTTGACCGCCGAGCGGGCGTCCTTGCCGATGGTGAACGGGCCGTGGTTCTGCATCAGGACGGCCGGGGAGTTGGAAGACCGGAGCGTTTCCACGATGCCGATGCCGATGGAATCGTCCCCGATCAGCGCGAACGGGCCCACCGGGATGGGACCGCCGAACTCGTCGCCCATCATGGTGAGCACGCACGGGATGGCTTCTCCCCTGGCGGCCCAGGCGGTGGCGTAGGTCGAGTGCGTGTGGACCACCCCGCCGACGTCGGGCATGTTGCGGTAGACGTAGCCGTGCGCCGCCGTGTCCGAGGACGGCGAGAGGCCCGGGTTTGCCCATTCGGCCACGCCGCCGTCGGCTCCGGAGGCCGGGGCGTTGACGGGGGTTCCGTAGAGATCGGTGACCACCATCAGCTCGGGCGTCAGGTCGTCATAGGAGACGCCGGACGGTTTAATCACCATGAGCTCATGTCCGGGGACCCGCGCCGATACGTTTCCCGCCGTCCAGACGACCAGCTGGTAGCGCGTGAGTTCGGCGTGAAGATCGCAGACTTCCCTGCGTAGCCGGGCGATGGTTTCGAGCAGGGCGCTCATGCGGACACCCCGGCGGTGAACAGCGGGCGGACGGCGTTACGCTGGATCGCCTTGAGCCGGTGCATGACCTCGTTGGTTCCCCTGCCGAAATAGTCATGCAGCGTCCGGTACTCGCGGAACAATTCCTCATAGGCGGCGACGTTCTCGGGGACGGGCGTAAAGACTGCTCCGGGCTCGGAGCCCATCGCCGCGGCGGCGGCCCTGATGTCCGGGTACCGGCCGGCTGCTACGGCGGCGTGGATGGCCGATCCCAGCGCCGGCCCCTGGCTGGAGCCGATGGTGGAAAGCTGCAGACCTGTGACGTCGGCGTAGATTTGCATCAGGAGCCGGTTTTTCACCAGCCCGCCGGCGACGATGAATTCCTTCACGGGCACTCCGGCGTCGCGGAAGGCGTCCACGATGGTGCGCGTGCCGAAGGCGGTGGCTTCCAGCAGCGCCCGGTAGGTATCCTCCGGGCGCGTGGCAAGGGTTTGACCCACCACCACGCCGGAGAGCTCATGGTCCACCAAGACGGATCGGTTGCCGGAGTGCCAGTCCAGAGCAAGGAGTCCGTGTTCGCCAATTGCCTGGCCGGAGGCGAGCCCGGTCAGGTACTCGTGGATGTCCACGCCGCGGGTGGCTGCGGCCTGGTGGTATTCCGGCGGGACGCCGTACTTGGTGAACCAGCCGAAGATGTCGCCCACGCCGCTCTGGCCCGCCTCGTAACCCCAGAGCCCGTCCACGATGCCACCGTCAACCACACCGCACATGCCGGGGACCTCGTGCAGTTCGGCGCCGTTCATCACGTGGCAGGTGGAGGTGCCCATGATGGCCACGAGCTGTCCGGGTTCCACCGCCTTCGCCGCCGGGGCCGTGACGTGGGCGTCCACGTTGCCCACCGCGACGGCGATGCCCTCGGGCAGTCCGGTCCAGGCGGCGGCCTCGGCGGTGAGATGGCCCGCCGCGTCGCCCAGCCGGCCGATGGTGTGCTCCAGCTTGGAGCTCACAAAGTCCCCGAACTTGGGATTCAGGGCGGTCAGGAACTCCTCGGACGGGTAGCGGCCGTCCTGGTAGATCCCCTTGTAGCCGGCCGTGCAGGCATTGCGGACGTAGTTGCCGCACAGCTGCCAGACGATCCAGTCAGCCGCCTCCACCCAGCGGTCCATCGCCGCGTAGACTTCCGGAGCTTCCTCGAGGAGCTGGAGTCCCTTAGCAAACTCCCACTCGGAGGAGATCAGCCCGCCATAGCGCGGGAGCCAGGACTCGCCCCGTTCTGCGGCCAGCGCATTGATGCGGTCCGCCTGCGCCTGTGCGGCGTGGTGCCGCCACAGCTTCACGTATGCGTGCGGCGCATCGGCGAAGCGAGGCAGTTCATTCAGGGGGGTGCCGTCGGCAGTGACGGGAACCATCGTGCATGCGGTGAAGTCTGTGGCAATCCCCACGACGGCGGCGGGGTCGATCCCGGCGTCCGCGATCGCGGCAGGGACAGCGTGCCGGAGGACGTCGCGGTAGTCGTTGGGCACCTGGAGCGCCCACTCCCCCGGAAGCCGGAAACCGGCCGTGCCGGCCGTATCCTCCGGCAACTCGTCGGTCACAACTGCATGGGGGTAGGCGAAGACCCCGCTCCCGAGCTCCTTGCCGTCCCGTACACGGACCACGACGGCGCGGCCGGAGAGGGTGCCGTAGTCGACGCCAATGACAAAGCTTTCGGTTCCGTCCATCGAGACGTCCATCAATCCTCCAATAGGTTCCGCGGCGTTGCGAACCCCTTTATTGTTAGCGCTAACAAACAGGGTGTCAAGAAAAATCTGGGGGGACCAGGTTCCAGCCACCCAGAATGGCCCTGCCACTAAAAGTGGCCGTCCACTTCCGGGGCCCTGCGTGCTACCGTCGAATCATGACCCCGCAGGAGCTCGAAAACCTTGCTCACCTGCGACGTGCGCGGGACCTGATGGATCGTGACTACGCGAGGCCGCTCGACGTTCCGACGATGGCCCGCAAGGCGCTCATGTCACCCGCACACTTCTCGCGCCGCTTCCGCGCGACGTACGGCGAGACGCCGTACAGCTACCTGATGACGCGCAGGATCGAGCGCGCGATGGCGTTGCTGCGGGCGGGCGTAAGCGTTACGGATGCGTGCATGGCAGTCGGCTGCACGTCCCTCGGCTCGTTCAGCTCCCGGTTCAGAGAGATCGCCGGGGAGACACCAAGCGCCTACCGGAGTCGGCAGCACCGGGCGGTCAAAGTCATGCCTTCCTGCGTCGCAAAGACACAGACTCGCCCGGTCCGGAGCACATCGAGCAGGATCGGAGAAGCGGTGGGGGAAGCCGCGGCATAGAGTTCCGGTTATGACCATCGCACTCCAGTACTGCAACATCACAGTCAACGACGTGGACGAGTCCATCGCCTTCTATGGCGACGCCCTCGGCCTCAAGGTCCGCAACGACGTGCCCTCGGGCGGATTCCGCTGGGTAACACTGGGCAGCGACTCGCAGCCCGGACTCGAGATCGTGCTGTCCGTGCCTCATGCCGGCCGCTCCCAGACCGACGGCGACGCGCTGCAGGAACTCCTCACCAAGGGCGTTCTGCCGATTATCGTGTTCAGCTCCGACGATGTCGACGCGACCTTCGAGACCGTGCGCGCATCCGGCGCCGAGGTCCTCCAGGAGCCGACCGACCAGCCCTGGGGCCCGCGCGACTGTGCCTTCCGCGACCCCTCAGGCAACACCGTCCGGATTGCGCAGGCGCCGGCGATCTGACTTGCCGCCACTCCTGAAGCCGCGGCACCCGACTCGAGGCAGGGCCGCGGCAATTAGGGGCGCTGACCGCGGCGCAAGGTGCTGGCCCGCACCACAAGCTCAGGTTCGACCACCCCTGTGCTGCCACCGGCGCCGCCCTCGATCTGTGCCCGCATCAGGTCCATGCACCGCTTCCCGAGTTCCTCGAAGTCCTGCCGCACAGTAGTCAGCGGCGGCATGAAGTAGGCGGCTTCAGGCTGGTCGTCAAAGCCGACCAGTGAGACGTCCTCGGGCACACGGACACCGTTTTCCCCGAATGCCCGGAGCAACCCCAGCGCCATCTGGTCGTTACTGACGAACACCGCGGTGGCGGAGCGCTGTTCGGCCAGCTGTTGCCCGATCCGGTAGCCGCTGCCCGCGCTCCAGTCACCCTCCACCAGGAGATCGTCGGTGAGGCCCGCTTCCGTCAGCTCCTCCCGCCAGCCGTCGACGCGGGCCTGGCCGTCGATCCAGTCCAGCGGCCCGGAAACATGGCCGATCCGTTGGTGGCCAAGGCTGATCAGATGCGCGACGGCCAGCCGCGCCCCGAGCTTCTGGTCAACCATCGCCCCGCTCAGGCGCCCTTCCCCTGCTCCCCCTACAACGACCACCGGCATGTCCAAATTCAGTTCTTCCAGCGCCAGAAGCGTTCCGCCATGCGGCACGATGACAATCAGTCCGTCCACACCCTGGTCCGTCAGGTGGCGTACCGCATCGGAAACGGCTTCGGCTCCGGCGCCCTTGATGGCGGCGATGCTCACGAAATAGCCCGCCTCCCGCGCGGCCTGCTGGACTCCCAGCAACGTGTTCGCCGGGCCGTACTGCCCCAGTTCCGAAGCGAGGACGCCGATGGTCTGGGTGCGCCGGGTGACCAGGCTCCGGGCTGCCGTGTTGCGCCGATAGCCGAGCTCGGCAATTGCCGCCTCAACTCGCTCTCGCGTGGCCTTACTGACATTTGGGTGCTTGTTGATCACCCGCGAAACCGTCTGGTGGGAAACCTTGGAGCGGACTGCGACATCTTCCAGGCGTGGCAGCCGCCGTTCATCATTGCTTCCCATGCGAGGCACCGTTCCTGTCAGTATGCAGCCGGTCCGCGCGTGACATGGAGTGACCGGAACGAGTTCGACGCTCCACACTTCGCGCCATCGTGTTAGCGCTAACGTTAGCGCATAGAAGGCTTGAAGGATCGGTCGACCGGCAGAATAGGCGACTACCCGCGGGCCAAGGCGTTCTTCTGGCGTGCACTGATGCTGGACATGCGGCCACAGTTGGAGCACGTGATCCGGTAGGAGCGCGACGTGGTGAGTACCGGGATGAAAAAGACCGTGAGCCGGGTGGACCGCTCCTCAAGGTGGTGGTGCGCGAAGGAGTGGCAGTACTGGCAGCTCGCCGGCCGCCCCGGCAACTCCCTAGCCATGGTCTTGAGTCCGAAGAGTAGGAACATTTTGAATGCCTTTCAGGGCCGAGCCGGGAGCAGTAAGTAAGCCTGCTTATCATTTTAGCGTAGCTTGCATCCCGGTACTCAACGCTCGCAGCCTCCTGCCTATGGTGCGGTCGAAGTTGCCGTTGCCGTTGAGGCGAGCGTCCGGCCGATACCCGCAACCCGGGAAGGGAGGCCGGAGTTTTCCGGATCGTCCGCGAATGCCCCCTGGCGCCCCCGAAGGCGTTCCAACTGTGGCGTGCCGCCAAAACGCTCGATAACGGCGCGCCACAGTTCCTCGACGGTACGGCACTGCCGCGTAGCCCCCGAGGGGCCGGAGATCATCCAGCCATCTTTGAGCGCCGTAACTTTGGGGGCTCCCGGCAGGCCCTCGCACAAACTGTTGATCGTGCCCGCCACTATCAGGTGTTGACGCAGGGTGCGCACCGCGCCGAGGACCGGATCGGCCACGGTCGTCCGCCCGCAGGCACCACACATACAGTCTCCTTTCTTAGGGCATAACGTCGCCGGAGTTCGGGCCAAGGGTTTGGCCCAGAAAGAGATTTCCACCCGGGTCGCTGGCAAGGAGGAGGGCGACGGGGGCCACCTCCACCGGCGTTCCGAAGCGTCCGAGCGGAAGTTCCGCACGTTTGGCGGCTTTCCAGTCTTCCGAGATGCCCTCAACCAGAGGCGTCTCGATCGGCCCAGGTGCAATGCAGTTGACCAGGACGTTGTCAGGTGCGACTTCGAGGGCCAGCGCCTTGGACAACCCGACGACGCCGGCCTTCGCGGCACTGTAGTGGCTCAGTCCCACACCACCTTTGATGGCAAGCTGGGAGGCAATGTTGATGATCCGCCCCCACTTTCGCTCGCGCATCTCGGCCACTACCTCCCGGCAGCAGAGGAAGACGCCGGTCAGGTCCACGGTGATCGTTTCGTTCCACATCGCGAGGGACATCTTTTCAAGAGGTGACTCCGTAAGGAGGCCGGCACTGTTGACAAGGATGTCGATGGGACCGACGCGTTGCCGGGCCTCGGCAAAAGCTGCCTTGACGCTGGCTTCGTCGGCGACATCCACGTGGATCGAACCGTTGCCCCCGGCACGGTCGAGAACGGCCACGGTGTCTCCGTTATCCCTGAAGGCGTCCGCGATCGCCAGGCCGATCCCGCTCGCGCCTCCCGTGACGACAACCGCACGGCCCGATGGCGCCCCCGCATAGTTCGGAATGCTCATTTTGTCCTTTCCGGCATCAGGATCGCATCTTGACCGTCAGGCCGCCGTCCACAATCAGGGCTTGTCCGGTGATGTACCCGGCATCATCTGAGGTGAGGAAGGCGATCGCGCTGGCGACTTCCTCGGGCCGGCCGACACGGCCCCAGGGAATGTCGTTTCCGGCCCGCTGAAGTCCGTCAGGTCCCAGTGAGTTGACGGGGTCGAGGGACTGCGGGGTTTCGATCAGCCCGGGGATGACCGCGTTGGCGCGGATCTGGCGGGGCCCGAGCTCCACGGCGACGCTGCGGATCAGGCCCAGCACCCCGGCTTTGGCCGCGGCGTAATGGGCGTGCTCTTCCCACCCGTAGACGCCTCCGGCGATGGAAGACACCGCCACCATGGCGCCGCCGTCGACCATCCTGGCAGCGCCTGCGCGCAGGGTCCGCAGGACTCCGGTGAGGTCGACGTTCAGCATGTCCTCCCAGCGCTCGTCCGTCATCTCACCGAGGGGCGAGTTGCGAAGGATTCCGGCGTTTGCCACCGCGTAGTCCAGCCGTCCGTACTCCCGCACGGCCCGTTCGGCAAATGCGTCCACGGACGGTGTGCTGCGAACG from Arthrobacter sp. B3I9 encodes:
- a CDS encoding L-ribulose-5-phosphate 4-epimerase; this encodes MSALLETIARLRREVCDLHAELTRYQLVVWTAGNVSARVPGHELMVIKPSGVSYDDLTPELMVVTDLYGTPVNAPASGADGGVAEWANPGLSPSSDTAAHGYVYRNMPDVGGVVHTHSTYATAWAARGEAIPCVLTMMGDEFGGPIPVGPFALIGDDSIGIGIVETLRSSNSPAVLMQNHGPFTIGKDARSAVKAAVMCEEVARTVHVSRQLGEPIPIDPAKIESLYDRYQNVYGR
- the araB gene encoding ribulokinase, whose translation is MDVSMDGTESFVIGVDYGTLSGRAVVVRVRDGKELGSGVFAYPHAVVTDELPEDTAGTAGFRLPGEWALQVPNDYRDVLRHAVPAAIADAGIDPAAVVGIATDFTACTMVPVTADGTPLNELPRFADAPHAYVKLWRHHAAQAQADRINALAAERGESWLPRYGGLISSEWEFAKGLQLLEEAPEVYAAMDRWVEAADWIVWQLCGNYVRNACTAGYKGIYQDGRYPSEEFLTALNPKFGDFVSSKLEHTIGRLGDAAGHLTAEAAAWTGLPEGIAVAVGNVDAHVTAPAAKAVEPGQLVAIMGTSTCHVMNGAELHEVPGMCGVVDGGIVDGLWGYEAGQSGVGDIFGWFTKYGVPPEYHQAAATRGVDIHEYLTGLASGQAIGEHGLLALDWHSGNRSVLVDHELSGVVVGQTLATRPEDTYRALLEATAFGTRTIVDAFRDAGVPVKEFIVAGGLVKNRLLMQIYADVTGLQLSTIGSSQGPALGSAIHAAVAAGRYPDIRAAAAAMGSEPGAVFTPVPENVAAYEELFREYRTLHDYFGRGTNEVMHRLKAIQRNAVRPLFTAGVSA
- a CDS encoding helix-turn-helix transcriptional regulator encodes the protein MTPQELENLAHLRRARDLMDRDYARPLDVPTMARKALMSPAHFSRRFRATYGETPYSYLMTRRIERAMALLRAGVSVTDACMAVGCTSLGSFSSRFREIAGETPSAYRSRQHRAVKVMPSCVAKTQTRPVRSTSSRIGEAVGEAAA
- a CDS encoding VOC family protein, encoding MTIALQYCNITVNDVDESIAFYGDALGLKVRNDVPSGGFRWVTLGSDSQPGLEIVLSVPHAGRSQTDGDALQELLTKGVLPIIVFSSDDVDATFETVRASGAEVLQEPTDQPWGPRDCAFRDPSGNTVRIAQAPAI
- a CDS encoding LacI family DNA-binding transcriptional regulator, encoding MGSNDERRLPRLEDVAVRSKVSHQTVSRVINKHPNVSKATRERVEAAIAELGYRRNTAARSLVTRRTQTIGVLASELGQYGPANTLLGVQQAAREAGYFVSIAAIKGAGAEAVSDAVRHLTDQGVDGLIVIVPHGGTLLALEELNLDMPVVVVGGAGEGRLSGAMVDQKLGARLAVAHLISLGHQRIGHVSGPLDWIDGQARVDGWREELTEAGLTDDLLVEGDWSAGSGYRIGQQLAEQRSATAVFVSNDQMALGLLRAFGENGVRVPEDVSLVGFDDQPEAAYFMPPLTTVRQDFEELGKRCMDLMRAQIEGGAGGSTGVVEPELVVRASTLRRGQRP
- a CDS encoding zinc-ribbon domain-containing protein, translated to MFLLFGLKTMARELPGRPASCQYCHSFAHHHLEERSTRLTVFFIPVLTTSRSYRITCSNCGRMSSISARQKNALARG
- a CDS encoding SDR family NAD(P)-dependent oxidoreductase, which encodes MSIPNYAGAPSGRAVVVTGGASGIGLAIADAFRDNGDTVAVLDRAGGNGSIHVDVADEASVKAAFAEARQRVGPIDILVNSAGLLTESPLEKMSLAMWNETITVDLTGVFLCCREVVAEMRERKWGRIINIASQLAIKGGVGLSHYSAAKAGVVGLSKALALEVAPDNVLVNCIAPGPIETPLVEGISEDWKAAKRAELPLGRFGTPVEVAPVALLLASDPGGNLFLGQTLGPNSGDVMP
- a CDS encoding SDR family NAD(P)-dependent oxidoreductase, translating into MTSHNKVAVITGAASGIGRALAVHYARQGVRSIIGTFPGDPHDPEETLRKVKEAGGQGIIHEVDVRSTPSVDAFAERAVREYGRLDYAVANAGILRNSPLGEMTDERWEDMLNVDLTGVLRTLRAGAARMVDGGAMVAVSSIAGGVYGWEEHAHYAAAKAGVLGLIRSVAVELGPRQIRANAVIPGLIETPQSLDPVNSLGPDGLQRAGNDIPWGRVGRPEEVASAIAFLTSDDAGYITGQALIVDGGLTVKMRS